From Polypterus senegalus isolate Bchr_013 chromosome 15, ASM1683550v1, whole genome shotgun sequence, the proteins below share one genomic window:
- the bet1 gene encoding BET1 homolog has product MRRAGLGDGAPTENYVPSGYSVYEEENDKLTDSLKAKVNALKTLSIDIGTEVKFQNTFLGQMDTDFESTGGLLGATMGRLKRLSRGSQTKLFCYLMLFVLFVVFVLYWIIR; this is encoded by the exons ATGAGGCGTGCTGGTTTAG GAGATGGGGCGCCCACGGAGAACTATGTTCCAAGTGGATACAGCGTCTATGAGGAGGAAAATGACAAGTTAACCGATAGCCTCAAAGCAAAGGTCAACGCTTTGAAAACC ctaTCTATTGACATTGGAACAGAAGTAAAATTTCAAAACACGTTTTTGGGACAAATG GACACAGATTTTGAGTCGACAGGTGGTCTGTTAGGTGCCACTATGGGCAGACTGAAACGACTATCTAGAGGAAGTCAAACAAAGCTTTTTTGCTACTTGATGTTATTTGTACTGTTTGTTGTGTTTGTATTATATTGGATTATAAGGTGA